Part of the Stackebrandtia endophytica genome is shown below.
CTATCTCACCTCGACACCGAATCCGGATTCCACCCCCGGAAAAGAGGAGTCACGTGAGCAGGAATACCAGGTGCGTGCGACGGCACAGCACCTCCTGGCCCGGCACCTCAAGGACCCCCGCCCCGCCCAGGACCGAGGTGACGCCCTACCACCGGTGGTGGCGGACGGGTACTGGCGAGTGGATCGAATCGACCTGACCGGTGCCACCCTCATCGACACCGACTTCACCGGATGCCATCTCCCCCAACCGGATTTCACCCGCGCCCACTTCCACGGGAACGCCGCTTTCGACAACGCCCACTTCCACGGCAATGCCGCTTTCGACAACGCCCACTTCCATCGCGACACCGCGTTCGACAACGCCCACTTCCACGGAAACGGATCATTCATCGGTAGCCGATTCCACGAAACCGCCTGGTTCAGCGGCACCCACTTCCACGAAACCGCCTGGTTGCGGGACACCTACTTCCGCGAGACCGCGATGTTCAACGACACCAACTTCCACCAGAACGCCTGGTTTCATCGCAGTCATTTTCGCCAGACCGCGGTGTTCAACGACGCGCACTTTCACAAGAGTGTCTGGTTTCGCAACACGCACTTCCAGGAGGACGCCGGGTTCATCGGCGCCGACTTCCACGGCGACGCCGGGTTCATCGGCGCTCACTTCCACGGGTACGCGGGATTCGGTGACATGGCGCTGGAAGAGGGCGTGGAGTTTCTGTGTGGGGGTGCCATGGCGGTCATGGAACTACCGGCGGGCCGGCGCCATTCCTGGCCACCCGACTGGGTTCTGACGCCGGACCCGGACAAACCGGGTTGGGGTCGGTTGCAGTTGTCCAGGACATCGTCGCCTCAGCGGCGTGGCTTCCGAGCACACGAATCCACAGTGCCCAGTACCCCACCTGACTGAGCGCGACACGACGGGAGGGAGAACGTCGCGCCGCGCCCGGTCGGGCGGTATCAGCTCACCAACACATGGGTGACCAGGTACTGGGTACGCAGCACGAAGGCGTCACCGTCGGGGTGACCGCTCTCCGCCATGAGAACGCGAACCTCCGCCAGCAACCGGCCCCAGCCGTCGTCGTCCAGCATCGAACGGATCAGCACCCAGCCGGGTACCAGCGTGGTCAACTCCTCGACCGCGATGTCCAACGACGGCCAGGTGATGTCGACCGATCGCATCACGGTGGACACCTCGCCCAGCCCGGCGAAGAACGACGTGACCCGTTCTGCACGGCCCCACTCCTCGATCGCGGGACGCTTCGACTCCTTCGGTAGATACGGGCCCGCCAGCGGGCTCATCCGCCCGATCGCCGACTCCGGCCCCCAGGCCAGCACGCCGATGGTGCCGCCCGGGGCACACACTCGACGCAACTCACGGGCCATTGCGTACGGTTCGGGGGCGAACATGCACCCGAACGCCGACAGCACCCGGTCGAACGAACCGTCCGCGAACGGCAGGTCGGTCATGTCGTGTTCGAGCCAGGTCACCGACAAGCCCGCCTGCTCGGCGTTGCGACGCGCCGTATCCAACAGGGTCGCCGAGATGTCGAGCCCCGTGGTGGTGGCACCACGGGCGGCCGCGGCCATCGCCATGGTCCCCGGCCCGCAGGCGACGTCGAGTACCCGATCGCCCTCGCTGACACACCAGTCGGCCAACGCCTCGCCGGCCGCCGCCCATCGGTTCCCCACCGCCGCATAGTCGCCCAATCGCCATACCTCTGACGGCTTCACCGTTCACCTCCTGCATCTAAACAATATGGATTGTTCATTGTAGATGGAGGCGCCGAGTCGCGCCTCCACCCATCGCCTTAGAAGCCGTCTTCGAACCTCGTTCGTCGTGAGCGGGGCCGAAGCCACTTCTCACACGCCGGTGACCTCGATGGCGGCGGCCGGAAGAGACGCCTCCGCGAGGATCTCGCCGGATTCGACGTCGACCGCGTACATCGTGGCGGTGACCGGATCACTCACGTAGGCGGTGTGATCGGACACGTAGATCGACGGACGGGCCTCCTGCCAGTCGGCGGGTTCCTCCCACTCGGCCAACAGCGGGAACGAGTTGACGACCTCGCCGGCCGCCAGGTCGATGACGTGAATCGCCCCGTCGGTTCCGAGAACGACGCCCTCGCCGTGCGGGCCGCGAGCCAGCGACCGCGAGGTGTAGCTGGTGCCCAGGTCGAGGGTCGACATCTCTCCCGAGGCGGTGTCGATGATGGACACGACCTCGGTGCGCTCCAACTCCGCGTCGGGATCGGTCTTGTAATCGCCCAGGGTGAACGGCGACTCCTCATGCCCCGCTTGGGTTCCGATCCGGCCGTAGGCGTCCGGGCTATCGATCTTGGTGAACTCGCCGCCCTTCAACATCAGGACACCGTCCTGGCAACCCAACACGATGGCCTCGTCCTGAGCGGCGGCTTCACCGTGCAGTCCGGGGCACTCCTCGCTGCGGGCGATCTCGTGGCCGTGATCGTCGACCAGTTGCGCGCCGACTCGGCCTTCGGCGTCGCCCAGTGAGATCAGCACATCCCCCGATTCGAGCATCACCGCGACTCCGTGATGTGCCTCCTCGGCTTGGAAGGTCTCGGTCTCGGGAAGACCGGAGCCCAGGTCATGCGGGTCGAACACGGTGATCGCCCCGGTCGCGTCGTCGAACAGCACGGTCTTGTCGGCGTGGTTGACGACGTGGGCGGGTGCCTCGGCGGCGAACTCGTCGTCGGTTGCGGTCGCGGTGGAGGCGTTGATGATCCGGAAGCCCGTCGAGGTCGACACCAGGACGTGGGTACCGTCCCCCGCCGGGTTCAACCTCAGGAACCCGTCGAGTTCGATGTCGGCGACGACCTCCAGGGTTTCACCGTCCAGAATGTAGACGCCGCCGTCGTGGGTGGCCAGGATCGGGTGTTCGACGGAAGTCGTCGGGGATTCGGATTCGTCGGCGGTGGATGCGGCCTGACCGCACGCCGCCAACGTGAGCCCGGCGGTGGCCACGAGGGCGCCCACCGTCAAGGTCCGCCGCCGGAATACGGGGTTCGACATGGTCATTCGTTGTCAGTCCTATCTGTAATGTGGGGTGTTCTGACGTTCGGAGCCGAGGCGACTCATTCGGTGAGTCCTCGGGTGATCGCGTCGGCGTTGGACTGGACCATCGCCGCGTAGGTCTCGGCGCCTCCCCCCGGTTCGGAGAGCGACTCCGAGTGCAGGGAGATGACTTCTATATGGACACCTGCTTCCTCGGCCATCGCCCGGACCAGGCGATCCGGCTGTGAGGAGTCGGCGAACACGGCGGGCACTCCGGCCTGCGTGACCGCATCGGCCAGCGACTTGAGATCCGCGGCGCTGGGAGAGGCCAAGGTGGTTCCACTGGGGATGACGGCGCCGATGACGGTGAAGTCGTACCGCTGCGCCAGGTAGCCGAACACGTGGTGATTGGTGATCAGCTTGCGGCGATCGAGGGGGATCACCGCGAACTGGGCCTCGACCCGCTCGTGCAGGTCGTCGATCTCGGCCTTGAGCTCGGCGGTGCCCCGTGCAATCCGGTCGGCATCCACTCCGGACAGCTCGGCGGCGATCCGCTCGCCGATCAGCTCCACGGCCACACTCATGCGCACCGGATCGGTCCAGAAGTGCGGATCCAGGTTTCCGGCCGATTCACCGTCACCGTAGGCGATCGGGTCGACGTGGGCGGCGACCTCGAAGGTGGGGACCCCGGCCTGCGCCGCTGCCTCCACATGGTGGAGGACCCCCTCCTCCAGGCCCAGTCCGTTGTAGATGACGAGATCGGCACGTTCGAGCGCCGCCGCCTCCCGCGCCGAGACGCCGAAGGAGTGCGGGTTCGCATCGGGCTGCATCAGTACGGTCACGTCCGCCTCGCCCTGAACGAGGTCGGTCACGACATCCCCGAGAACGTTGGTGGTGACCACGATGCCGCCACCGCCGTCATCATCCGAGCCGCACGCGGTCACCATCGAGACCAGGACGGTCGCGACCGCGATGGCGGCGATCCGGCGGCTCCGCAAGCCGTTGCCACGCATGCCGGTCACCAGCCGGTTCCGACGATCGCATCGGGCCGTGAGGACAATCCGATAGTCCGCGACAGGCGCAGGTCGTCTCGGTAATCGAATTCCAGCAGGGTGTTCGACGCCGAGTCGGCGAGATAGGCCCTGCCCTCGATCACCTCGATGGACGGATGCTCGTCGTCGGACATCGGGATCGACTGTTCGGCCGTCGCCGTCTCGGTTCGGTTCTCCGTGTCGAACGAGCGGAGCAGACCGTCGGCGGTCAGGACCAGCACGAACCCGCCGTCTCCCGCCCCGACCGCGGTGACCGCGTCGTCCGTCGGCAGGATCGTCCAGGTCTCGTCGGCCGGATCGAGCGCGAGCACCCGCCCGGAGTCGGTGACGAACACGGGAGTGTGCGCGCGATGCCTCGGGCGATCGAGGATCTCGCCCACCCCGGCCGGGTAGTCCACACTGGTAATCGCTTGCGCGCCATCCCGAACGATGACGACCGCGTCATCGCACCGCACGACCACGGTTTGAGCGGTGGTCACCGCATCCCGCGCGCCCGGACAGACGGCGTCGGTCTCCTCGATCGGCGTTCCGTCATGATCGAGGACGCTCAGCACACCGGCCGGGTCGGCCGCCAACAGGACTCTCCCGTGAGCCGCCACCAACGGCGAGGCGACGGTCGCCAGGACGGTGACCTCACCGTCGTCCAGCGCGGACCTGTCCAGGACGACGGCACCGTCCATACCGGACAGAACGGTGACCGATGCGGAACCGGTCACGGTCGCGACTCCCGACACCTCGACGGTTCCGAGGTTTCGGGGTTCGGCCCGGTAGTAGTGGACGTGATCACCGTGATCGACGGTCCAGACTCCGGTGTCGACGACGGTCACGTGTTCGCCGTCGGAGAGGTAGACATACCGGCCGTCAGTGCCGACCGGGATGCCCTGCGGTACCTCACCCAGCGGGATGGTCTCCTCGGTGGCCGGGTCCAGCAGATCCAGGTGCGACCGCTGTTCGTCGAGGATCGCGATGCGGTGCTGCGCCTCGGAGGTCTCCTCGGCACCCTCGACGTAGCCGTGCGGCGTGGGTGCCGGCTCATCGACGGCCGCCTCCTCGGCGCTGCAACCGGCGATCAGCGCGACGGTGATCGCGAGGGTCGCGCCTATAGGGATGGGACGCATGGTCAGGTCGTCCTTTCTTCGGCGATGCCGACGGTTCGATGGCGCCCCGACACACCGTTCAGGAGCGCGGAGACGAAGAAAAATGCGACGGCGATCAGCGAGATGGTGGCGCCCGCCGCGGTGTCGAGATGCCACGACACCAACAGGCCCGAGATCACGGCCAGCGCACCGAGTACGACCGCGCCGATCATGACGGTCGGCAGTCGGGACGCCCACTGCGCGATCGCCGCCGGCGGCCCGATCAGCAGGCCGAACACCAGGAGGGTTCCGACGACGTGAAAGGACGCGGCGATGGCCAGGCTCATTAGTCCGATGAGGACGAAATTGGCGGTTCGGGGCCGCAACCCCAGGGTCATGGCCTTGCGCCTGTCGAAGGCCAACGCCACGAAGGGTCGGTGAAACACGACGGCCACCACCGCCACCACGACCAGTGCCACCGCCAGGATCGCGAGATCCTCGGCGCCGATGGAGAGCACGTCGCCGAACAGGAACGCGGTCAAGTCGACGGCGAACGACTCCGAATGCGACACGATGACGACACCGGTCGACAGCATTCCCACGAACAGCAGGCCGATCGCGGTGTCACGGGACAACCGGGAGACCCGGGACAGGGCGGTCACGCCCACGGCCATGGCGACGGCGGCGATCGCGCCTCCGATGAAGACGCTCCCACCCAACAGGGCGGCCACGGCCACTCCCGGCAGCATTCCGTGCGACATCGCCTCACTCAGGAATGCCATGCCCCGCAACACCACCCAGGTGCCGACAAGGGCGCAGATCCCGGACACCAGGAGGCCACCCCAGAGCGCGCGGGTGACGAAAGACGCCTCGAACGGCACGGTCAACCAATCCACACCGGCACTATATTGATAACCGAAATCATTTTCAATAAGGAAGTGGGGGAGCTCACTCATGTACGCCTTGACCGTGACCGATATGTATGCTGGGTACCGTCGACGCCTTGCGCTGCAAGGGATCACGGCGTCGTTTCCGACCGGCGCCATCACAGCCCTGGTGGGACACAACGGATCGGGTAAGTCGACACTCCTCAACGTCTTGGCGGGGGTCCACCCGACGACCGGCGGAACGATCGAACGGCGACACCGACGTCGACCGGCCCTCGTCCTGCAACGTCACTCGGTACCCGACTCGCTCCCCTTGACGACCGGACACGTCGTGGCGATGGGCCGCTGGGAACAGCGCGGGATGTGGCGACGCCTGACCACCCTGGACCGGAGGATCATCGGCGAATGCATGGAACGCCTCGCCATCTCCCACCTCGCCGACCGTCGGTTCGACGGCTTGTCCGGCGGGCAACGACAGCGGGCGTTCCTGGCTCAGGCGCTCGCCCAGCAATCGGACCTGCTGCTACTGGACGAACCCGAGACCGGGCTCGACGCCCAGACCCGGACGTCCCTGACGGACCTGCTCGACGAGCTGCGGGACGACGGCTTGACGATCGTCCACGCGACCCACGATCCCGCGATGGCCGAACTGGCGGACCATCGCATCCACCTGACGAACGGGCTGATCACACCCGGCGCCACATCGACCGGCGACGGCTCTCGACGGTGACGGGATGCCCGACCCGGTTCGATTCCCGGCGGTCGGAAATGATGGGAATCCCCATCCTGAAGGGACTTACCCATGTTGACCCCGTTGGAGATCGTCACGTTCACCGATCCGCCGGCGCCCGAGGGTGCCGACCCGGTCGTCGGGCACCGACGCGGCGGCCCGATCGAGATCGTCGACTACGACCCGACCTGGCCGGATCTGGCCGTGGAGTTCATCACCCGAGTCCGCGACGCCCTGGGCGCCAGGGCCTTGAATCTTGAGCATGTGGGCTCGACCTCGGTACCCGGACTCTCGGCCAAACCGATCATCGACATCGACCTGACCGTCGCCGACCCGAGCCGGGAGGAGGCGTGGCTGCCCCCACTCGAACGTGCCGGGTTCGGCCTGGCCATCCGGGAACCCTGGTGGTATGAGCACCGCGTGGTCGTGGCCAACGGACCGGCGGCCAATGTGCACGTGTTCCCACCCGGATGCCCGGAGGTATATCGTCATCGCATCTTCCGGGACTGGCTGCGCGCCAACCCCGATGACCGGGACCGTTACATCGACATCAAGACCCGCTCCGCCGAAGCCGCCACCGCGCAGGGCGAGACGGTCATGCAGTACAACGATCGCAAGGCGGCGGTCATTCGGCAGATCTACCGCCGGGCGTTCGAGGCGGCCGGGCTGCTCGACACGTGATCGATCGCCTGTCGCCCGCCGGAGCGTCGAACCGATTTCCATCGAACGTCCCTACAATGGCGCGATGATCACGCTGCCCGAACCCCCTCGCCTGACCACGCCCTCCACCAGGGTCAGATTGTCCTATCTGGTGGGTGAGCAGGCCGACATGATTCACCGCGGCTCGGACACCGAATGGCTGGCCGCCGCCAGCCAGGACTTCGACGGTTTCGTCGCCGACCGCGTCGGGGTGCGCGAACGGTGGGGGGTGCCCTCGGAGGTGTTCTGGTACGTCTCCGGCGACTACTACCTCGGCACGCTGGTGGTGCGTCATCAGCTGATCGAGGGCGAGGTCGGCGGGCACATCGGGTACCACGTCGTCTACCCCTGGCAACGTCGCGGCCATGCGACGGCGATGCTGCGTGAGGGACTGGGGAAGCTGCCGGAACTCGGTATCGACCGGGCCCTGTTGACGGTGGCGACGGACAACCTCGCGTCTCAAACGGTGATCGAACGCAACGGCGGTGTCGAGGACGGTGTGAACCAGGACGGTGAGGTCCGGTTCTGGATCGACATATCGAAGTGACAGTCGGCCGCGGCCGGGATAGCGTGACGGCCATGGTCGATGAAGAGGTGCTGACCGGTGGAAACATGGAACCGGTGGTCAAGGTCGGCGACACGGTGCGCCGGGTGACCGGGCCGTGGACGCCGGCCGTTCACGACCTGTTGCGGCGCTTCGAGTCGATGGGTATCACCGAAACCCCACGCGCACAGGGGATCGACGAACAGGGCCGGGAGGTTCTGTCGTTCATCCCCGGTCGGGTGATGGCCGATCTGCCGCCGCCATCGCTGTGGCGGCACTCGCTGCTTCGTTCCGCCGGTGGATTGCTGCGGCGACTGCATGACGCGAGCGCTCCCCTGGTATCGATGGAGGCCACCTGGCGACAGGAGGTTAACCCACCGGTGGAAGTCATCTGCCACAACGATTTCGCGCCCTACAACCTGATAGTCGGCGACGACGAGTTGGTGGGAGTGATCGACTTCGACATGGCGTCACCGGGGTCTCGACTCCGGGATCTATCCTATTTGGCCTATCGGCTCGTTCCGTACGCGGAGGACGCACCCGGGTACGATCCGGAACGCCACGGTACCCGTGACCGGCGACTCGCCGTCCTCATCGAGGCCTACGGCGGCGACTACTCCCCCGACGCGGTCCGACAAGCGGCGGCCCTACGACTGGAGGACCTCGCCGTGTTCACCGATGACCGAGCCGAGACGACCAGTCGCAGCGATTTCATCGCCCACGCCGCCATGTATCGCCGAGACGCCGAACGTCTGCGGTCCGTGCGAGGCGGATAACCCCGATTCGCTCACCCGGAGAAGCCATCGACGCGTGGGAATCTCCAGCAGGATACGGATGTCGCCGGGCTCCTCGGGGGTCGTCATGTCCCAACCGTCGTATTTGCGGGCGAAGGCGTCGACCACCCAGGCGGGGAAGTCTTCGTAATGAATCTGTGCACTGCCTTCGGCGACGACCGGATATCGCCCGTCCTCCAGGGCCAGCGACACCTCGGGAGACTTCATGATGTTGCGTGCCTTCACCGAACCCGCGCCCGTCGAGATCCACCAGACGCCCTCGTCGAAGACGAACCAGACCGGTGTCACGTGGGGAGGACCGCTGGTCCGGTTGGTGGCCAACCACACGCCCGGCTCGGTCGCCAACCGCGCCGCGACGTCCTCGGGTATCCCACGGCCGGGATCACTTGTAGACATATCGACTCCCTAGTAGACAATCTGCGATGCTATCGAATCGTCAACACGTCACCCATGATCAGGTCCTCCCGTTGGGCGTTCGCCAGCCACACTCCCACCACGTCACCGACATCGGCGTGGGTGAGCCGCTTTCGAAAGGCCTCCCTGTCCTTGACCACATAGGATCCGACCGGCCTGCCGTCACGCGCCACCAGCACGGTGTCCCCCACGACCAACCGGCCGTCGGCGACGGTCTGCGATCACCACGATGCCACGATCGGTGTCGGCGAAGACGTCGTCAACCGCCAGCCGGAAGTCCCGCGAACTCTCCAGTCCCGAAGCGGGGATCCGACGCCCCTCCGCCAGCATCTCCTCAGGCGTCAAGGGTCCACCGCGTTTACGCCGAAACCAAGCCATGCCCGCATGGTAATCGCGAAAAACTCCCGTGCGTGAACTCCGTGGGCCGAGTTACGATTACCCGCTTGCGCCCGGGGCGGAGGATCCGTGGAAGCACATCGAAGCATCAAGGGACACAACGACTTCAGATACCTGTGGCTAGCCAGGGTCTCCAGCCAACTCGGTTCGGCGGTGGGCATGGTCGCCCTGCCGATCATCGCGGTCACCGTCGTCGAGGCCTCAACGTTCGAGGTCGCCTTGATATCCGTCTGCGCCGCGGTCGCCACCGCAACACTGGCATTCCCGCTCGGGCACTTCGTCGAGTTCAGACGCAAACGACCGGTCATGATCACCACCGACGTCATCCGGTTCGGCAGTCTGCTCAGTGTGCCGGTCGTCGGCTACCTCGGTCTGCTGTCGGTGGCTCAGCTGTGTGTAGTCTCGGCGCTCAACGCCGCCTGCCAGATCGCGTTCTCCTCCGCTTCGCAATCCCACCTCAAATCTCTCGTGTCGCGTGACCGCCTGGTGGATGCGAACGGACGCCTGGAAGCGACGAACTGGTTGAGTCTGTCGGTGGGGCCGTCGATCGCGGGAGCCCTGATAGCGGTCGTCAAGGCCCTCGGTGGCGTCGTCGTCAACGCCGCAGCGTTCGTGTTCAGCGCCATCGCGGTGTGGCGCATACGAACGTCGGAGCCGGATCCGCCGGTCCCTGAAGCGACCGATTCACGGCGAACCGAACTGTTGGCGGGCTTTCACTACGCATGGAGATATCCGGCGATGCGGCGCATGCTGATCAGCTGGGTCGTATTCGCCGGTTGCGTATCCATGACAACCCCGGCAACCACCATCTTCTACCTGCGCGACCTCGAATTCTCCGCCGTCGAGTACGGACTGCTCATGGGGATCCCGTCACTCGGGGGCTTCCTCGGAGCGCGGGCGACACTTCGGGCGGTCAACCGACTCGGGCAGGTGAGAACGGTGTGGTGGTCAAGCCTCCTGCGGGGCCCCTGGTACTTCATGATCCCGCTGTTCGGCGCGACGATGTCGGGACCGCTCTGGTGCGGAATCGGGTTCTTCGCGGTGCTGCTGTTCTCCGGCCTCAACAACTCGG
Proteins encoded:
- a CDS encoding pentapeptide repeat-containing protein, which encodes MGRFIRDHWARWKRVASWAAAIILGLGFITVTGLVTGLVIDPGAGEAAPGAAGGNLEAVRTVLTAMVGAGGLVTLAVVIRRQWSQERAHELAVRIADDHRAEADRRHRLELDNAARAEHDATERRITDLYMAAAEQLGHEKASVRLAALYALDRLGRNHEGHRREVVDIWCAYLRQPFTPPMRCTDDCAPVASTAMTDSTVDAYLTSTPNPDSTPGKEESREQEYQVRATAQHLLARHLKDPRPAQDRGDALPPVVADGYWRVDRIDLTGATLIDTDFTGCHLPQPDFTRAHFHGNAAFDNAHFHGNAAFDNAHFHRDTAFDNAHFHGNGSFIGSRFHETAWFSGTHFHETAWLRDTYFRETAMFNDTNFHQNAWFHRSHFRQTAVFNDAHFHKSVWFRNTHFQEDAGFIGADFHGDAGFIGAHFHGYAGFGDMALEEGVEFLCGGAMAVMELPAGRRHSWPPDWVLTPDPDKPGWGRLQLSRTSSPQRRGFRAHESTVPSTPPD
- a CDS encoding class I SAM-dependent methyltransferase; amino-acid sequence: MKPSEVWRLGDYAAVGNRWAAAGEALADWCVSEGDRVLDVACGPGTMAMAAAARGATTTGLDISATLLDTARRNAEQAGLSVTWLEHDMTDLPFADGSFDRVLSAFGCMFAPEPYAMARELRRVCAPGGTIGVLAWGPESAIGRMSPLAGPYLPKESKRPAIEEWGRAERVTSFFAGLGEVSTVMRSVDITWPSLDIAVEELTTLVPGWVLIRSMLDDDGWGRLLAEVRVLMAESGHPDGDAFVLRTQYLVTHVLVS
- the aztD gene encoding zinc metallochaperone AztD, whose protein sequence is MSNPVFRRRTLTVGALVATAGLTLAACGQAASTADESESPTTSVEHPILATHDGGVYILDGETLEVVADIELDGFLRLNPAGDGTHVLVSTSTGFRIINASTATATDDEFAAEAPAHVVNHADKTVLFDDATGAITVFDPHDLGSGLPETETFQAEEAHHGVAVMLESGDVLISLGDAEGRVGAQLVDDHGHEIARSEECPGLHGEAAAQDEAIVLGCQDGVLMLKGGEFTKIDSPDAYGRIGTQAGHEESPFTLGDYKTDPDAELERTEVVSIIDTASGEMSTLDLGTSYTSRSLARGPHGEGVVLGTDGAIHVIDLAAGEVVNSFPLLAEWEEPADWQEARPSIYVSDHTAYVSDPVTATMYAVDVESGEILAEASLPAAAIEVTGV
- the aztC gene encoding zinc ABC transporter substrate-binding protein AztC, with protein sequence MRGNGLRSRRIAAIAVATVLVSMVTACGSDDDGGGGIVVTTNVLGDVVTDLVQGEADVTVLMQPDANPHSFGVSAREAAALERADLVIYNGLGLEEGVLHHVEAAAQAGVPTFEVAAHVDPIAYGDGESAGNLDPHFWTDPVRMSVAVELIGERIAAELSGVDADRIARGTAELKAEIDDLHERVEAQFAVIPLDRRKLITNHHVFGYLAQRYDFTVIGAVIPSGTTLASPSAADLKSLADAVTQAGVPAVFADSSQPDRLVRAMAEEAGVHIEVISLHSESLSEPGGGAETYAAMVQSNADAITRGLTE
- the aztB gene encoding zinc ABC transporter permease AztB, with the translated sequence MDWLTVPFEASFVTRALWGGLLVSGICALVGTWVVLRGMAFLSEAMSHGMLPGVAVAALLGGSVFIGGAIAAVAMAVGVTALSRVSRLSRDTAIGLLFVGMLSTGVVIVSHSESFAVDLTAFLFGDVLSIGAEDLAILAVALVVVAVVAVVFHRPFVALAFDRRKAMTLGLRPRTANFVLIGLMSLAIAASFHVVGTLLVFGLLIGPPAAIAQWASRLPTVMIGAVVLGALAVISGLLVSWHLDTAAGATISLIAVAFFFVSALLNGVSGRHRTVGIAEERTT
- the aztA gene encoding zinc ABC transporter ATP-binding protein AztA, with product MYAGYRRRLALQGITASFPTGAITALVGHNGSGKSTLLNVLAGVHPTTGGTIERRHRRRPALVLQRHSVPDSLPLTTGHVVAMGRWEQRGMWRRLTTLDRRIIGECMERLAISHLADRRFDGLSGGQRQRAFLAQALAQQSDLLLLDEPETGLDAQTRTSLTDLLDELRDDGLTIVHATHDPAMAELADHRIHLTNGLITPGATSTGDGSRR
- a CDS encoding GrpB family protein → MLTPLEIVTFTDPPAPEGADPVVGHRRGGPIEIVDYDPTWPDLAVEFITRVRDALGARALNLEHVGSTSVPGLSAKPIIDIDLTVADPSREEAWLPPLERAGFGLAIREPWWYEHRVVVANGPAANVHVFPPGCPEVYRHRIFRDWLRANPDDRDRYIDIKTRSAEAATAQGETVMQYNDRKAAVIRQIYRRAFEAAGLLDT
- a CDS encoding GNAT family N-acetyltransferase, which gives rise to MITLPEPPRLTTPSTRVRLSYLVGEQADMIHRGSDTEWLAAASQDFDGFVADRVGVRERWGVPSEVFWYVSGDYYLGTLVVRHQLIEGEVGGHIGYHVVYPWQRRGHATAMLREGLGKLPELGIDRALLTVATDNLASQTVIERNGGVEDGVNQDGEVRFWIDISK
- a CDS encoding phosphotransferase; its protein translation is MVDEEVLTGGNMEPVVKVGDTVRRVTGPWTPAVHDLLRRFESMGITETPRAQGIDEQGREVLSFIPGRVMADLPPPSLWRHSLLRSAGGLLRRLHDASAPLVSMEATWRQEVNPPVEVICHNDFAPYNLIVGDDELVGVIDFDMASPGSRLRDLSYLAYRLVPYAEDAPGYDPERHGTRDRRLAVLIEAYGGDYSPDAVRQAAALRLEDLAVFTDDRAETTSRSDFIAHAAMYRRDAERLRSVRGG
- a CDS encoding MFS transporter; the protein is MEAHRSIKGHNDFRYLWLARVSSQLGSAVGMVALPIIAVTVVEASTFEVALISVCAAVATATLAFPLGHFVEFRRKRPVMITTDVIRFGSLLSVPVVGYLGLLSVAQLCVVSALNAACQIAFSSASQSHLKSLVSRDRLVDANGRLEATNWLSLSVGPSIAGALIAVVKALGGVVVNAAAFVFSAIAVWRIRTSEPDPPVPEATDSRRTELLAGFHYAWRYPAMRRMLISWVVFAGCVSMTTPATTIFYLRDLEFSAVEYGLLMGIPSLGGFLGARATLRAVNRLGQVRTVWWSSLLRGPWYFMIPLFGATMSGPLWCGIGFFAVLLFSGLNNSAMAGFRQLNTPDHLLTRVATLWSFATTISQPLFILVGGLLATWLGARETLFITASLLTLSAFLVPRNDSRSPESQPERHAVG